ACGGGATGGTGATCTAGGCACTAGTTTAGTTTGAGGGTGCTTCTTGGGCTAATTTGTAGAAGCTAATTTGTAAGCGTGGGCTTTGAGCCCCCTACCCCCCTTTGTAAGGGGGGTTTTTAGGTTGAACTAGGTATATGGCCGGCATTCCCCTAATACTGCTGATTGGGCTGCCCGGTAGCGGCAAATCTACCTGGGCCAAACACTTTGTCTTCCAGTTTCCGACTTACCACTGGATTTCCACCGACGGCATTCGGCAACGGCTCTACGGCAACGAAACTGAGCAGGGAGACTGGCTAGCAATCTGGCGCACTGTGCAGGCCGAGTGGCGGGCAGATGTCGCAGCCATTCGCCAAGGCCATCTGGCAGGCACAGTCTACGATGCTACCAATGTGCGGCGACGCTACAGAAGAGATGCGATCGCAACCGCCCAGCAGTGTGGCTTTACCCACATCACTGGCTGCTGGTTTGATGTGCCGCTGCCGGTGTGCCTACAGCGCAACCGACAGCGGTCTCGTCAGGTGCCGGAGGAGATTGTGCAGCGGATGCACCGCCAACTCAGCGGAGCACCTCCTAGTGCCGCTGAGGGCTTTGATGAACTAGCGCGGCTGATCACTGTGCCCTCAGGCGATTCCCCCTGCCCCGCCGCCAGGATGCCCCTGCCTGTGCGGTAAGGTTAAGGGTGCACAGCAGCGCTCAAGAGGGCGGCGAGAGGGCATGGTGAACTGGCAAAACACACTCAGCAAAA
The window above is part of the Pseudanabaena sp. FACHB-2040 genome. Proteins encoded here:
- a CDS encoding AAA family ATPase, which gives rise to MAGIPLILLIGLPGSGKSTWAKHFVFQFPTYHWISTDGIRQRLYGNETEQGDWLAIWRTVQAEWRADVAAIRQGHLAGTVYDATNVRRRYRRDAIATAQQCGFTHITGCWFDVPLPVCLQRNRQRSRQVPEEIVQRMHRQLSGAPPSAAEGFDELARLITVPSGDSPCPAARMPLPVR